Proteins from a single region of Pseudomonas fulva:
- the accA gene encoding acetyl-CoA carboxylase carboxyl transferase subunit alpha gives MNPNYLDFEQPIADLQAKIEELRLVGNDNSLNIGDEIARLQDKSSTLTESIFSNLTSWQIARLARHPQRPYTLDYLQHIFTEFDELHGDRHFSDDAAIVGGVARLNGQPAMVIGHQKGREVREKVRRNFGMPRPEGYRKACRLMEMAERFKMPILTFIDTPGAYPGIDAEERGQSEAIAWNLRVMARLKTPIISTVIGEGGSGGALAIGVCDNLNMLEYSTYAVISPEGCASILWKTAEKAPEAAEAMGITAERLKGLGIVDKVIAEPLGGAHRDPGAAAESIRQTLVAQLEDLRKLDTDALLARRYERLMSYGIA, from the coding sequence ATGAACCCGAATTATCTCGATTTCGAACAGCCGATTGCCGACCTGCAAGCCAAGATCGAAGAGCTTCGTCTGGTTGGTAACGACAACTCCCTGAACATCGGCGACGAAATCGCCCGCCTGCAGGACAAGAGCAGCACGCTCACCGAGAGCATCTTCAGCAACCTGACCAGTTGGCAGATCGCTCGCCTCGCGCGTCATCCGCAGCGCCCGTACACCCTGGATTACCTGCAGCACATCTTCACCGAGTTCGACGAGCTGCATGGCGACCGTCATTTCTCCGACGACGCGGCCATCGTGGGCGGCGTCGCGCGGCTCAACGGCCAGCCGGCGATGGTCATCGGCCATCAGAAGGGCCGTGAAGTGCGTGAGAAGGTGCGCCGCAACTTCGGCATGCCGCGCCCGGAAGGTTACCGCAAGGCCTGCCGCCTGATGGAAATGGCCGAACGCTTCAAGATGCCGATCCTGACCTTCATCGACACGCCGGGTGCCTACCCGGGTATCGACGCCGAAGAGCGCGGGCAGAGCGAGGCGATCGCCTGGAACCTGCGGGTCATGGCGCGCCTGAAGACGCCGATCATCTCCACCGTGATCGGCGAGGGTGGTTCCGGCGGCGCCCTGGCCATTGGCGTGTGCGACAACCTCAACATGCTCGAGTACTCGACCTATGCGGTGATCTCGCCGGAAGGTTGCGCCTCGATCCTGTGGAAGACCGCCGAGAAGGCGCCGGAAGCCGCCGAGGCCATGGGCATCACGGCCGAGCGCCTGAAAGGTCTGGGCATCGTCGACAAGGTGATCGCCGAGCCACTGGGTGGCGCACACCGCGATCCGGGCGCTGCCGCCGAATCGATCCGGCAGACCCTGGTCGCTCAGCTCGAGGACCTGCGCAAGCTCGACACCGACGCGCTGCTCGCCCGTCGTTACGAGCGCCTGATGAGCTACGGCATCGCCTGA
- the dnaE gene encoding DNA polymerase III subunit alpha, with protein MAVSFVHLRLHTEYSLVDGLVRVKPLVKAVAGAGMPAVAVTDMSNMCSLVKFYKAAMGAGIKPICGADIWLASAYEDGPLTRMTLLAMSPRGYRNLTELVSRGWSEGQSNDLVIIQRDWVKEASEGLIALSGAKEGEIGHALLDGEPAKAEALLQEWQAVFPERFYLEVQRTSRVNDEEHLHAAVALADRTGAPLVATNDVRFLKQSDFEAHETRVCIGEGRILDDPRRPRIYSDQQYLKSPEEMAELFSDLPDALQNTVEIAKRCNIEVQLGKYFLPDFPVPEGMTIDEYFRKVSFDGLEERLEVLLPKDTPDYDAKKQVYIDRLNFELDIIIQMGFPGYFLIVMDFIQWAKSNGVPVGPGRGSGAGSLVAYVQKITDLDPLAYDLLFERFLNPERVSMPDFDVDFCMDGRDRVIDYVAEKYGRNAVSQIITFGSMAAKAVVRDVARVQGKSYGLADRLSKMIPFEVGMTLEKAYEMEEPLRDFLKVDEEAAEIWDMSLKLEGIVRGTGKHAGGVVIAPTKLTDFAPIACDEEGAGLVTQFDKDDVEQAGLVKFDFLGLRTLTIIKWALETIHRDQRAAGVAEEDLVNVDFIPLDDKKTYDMLQRAETTAVFQLESRGMKELIKKLKPDCLEDMIALVALFRPGPLQSGMVDDFINRKHGRAELSYPHPDYQYAGLEPVLKPTYGIILYQEQVMQIAQVMGGYTLGQADMLRRAMGKKKPEEMAKQRGGFIEGCANNGIDADLAGNIFDLVEKFAGYGFNKSHSAAYGLVSYQTAWLKAHYPAPFMAAVLSADMHNTDKVVILIEECRSMKLRIDPPDVNASEFKFTVSQDAKQTERILYGLGAVKGVGEGPVEAIVEARQDGPFKDLFDFCSRVDLKRINKRTMEALIRSGALDRLGPHFHDEIKAYQANIDRNRAVLLAAMEEAVQAAEQTARSHDSGHMDLFGGVFASPEADVYANHRKARELSLKERLKGEKDTLGLYLTGHPIDEYESEVRRFARQRIVDLKPARDTQTIAGLIVNLRVMKNKKGDKMGFITLDDRSGRIEASLFADAFASNQALLQSDALVVVEGEVSNDDFSGGMRLRAKRVMSLEEARTGLAESLRVKVQAAALKGDRLRWLGELCQRHRGACPITLDYTGADAKALLQFGEQWRIDPADSLIQALRDQFGRENVFLQYR; from the coding sequence ATGGCTGTTTCCTTCGTTCATCTTCGCCTGCACACCGAATATTCGCTGGTCGACGGCCTGGTTCGCGTCAAGCCGCTGGTCAAGGCCGTGGCCGGGGCCGGCATGCCCGCCGTCGCGGTCACCGACATGAGCAACATGTGCTCGTTGGTGAAGTTCTACAAAGCCGCCATGGGGGCCGGGATCAAACCGATCTGCGGGGCCGATATCTGGCTGGCCAGCGCCTATGAAGACGGCCCGCTGACCCGCATGACCCTGCTGGCGATGAGCCCCAGGGGCTACCGCAACCTCACCGAGCTGGTGTCGCGCGGTTGGAGCGAAGGGCAGAGCAACGACCTGGTGATCATCCAGCGCGACTGGGTGAAGGAGGCCAGTGAAGGGCTGATCGCCCTGTCCGGCGCCAAGGAAGGCGAGATCGGCCACGCGCTGCTCGATGGCGAGCCGGCCAAGGCCGAAGCGTTGTTGCAGGAATGGCAGGCGGTGTTTCCCGAGCGTTTCTATCTGGAAGTGCAGCGCACCAGCCGGGTCAACGACGAGGAGCACCTGCACGCCGCCGTCGCCCTGGCCGACAGGACCGGCGCGCCGCTGGTGGCCACCAACGACGTGCGCTTTCTCAAGCAGAGCGATTTCGAAGCCCATGAAACCCGCGTGTGCATCGGTGAAGGCCGCATCCTCGACGACCCGCGCCGTCCGCGTATCTACTCCGATCAGCAGTACCTGAAATCGCCAGAGGAAATGGCCGAGCTGTTCAGCGACCTGCCCGACGCCCTGCAGAACACCGTCGAGATCGCCAAGCGCTGCAACATCGAGGTGCAGCTGGGCAAGTACTTCCTGCCGGACTTCCCGGTGCCGGAAGGCATGACCATCGACGAGTACTTCCGCAAGGTCTCGTTCGACGGCCTCGAGGAGCGCCTGGAAGTCCTGCTGCCCAAGGACACCCCGGATTACGACGCGAAGAAGCAGGTGTACATCGACCGGCTGAATTTCGAGCTGGATATCATCATCCAGATGGGCTTCCCCGGTTACTTCCTGATCGTCATGGACTTCATCCAGTGGGCCAAGAGCAACGGTGTGCCGGTGGGCCCAGGCCGTGGTTCAGGTGCCGGTTCCCTGGTGGCCTACGTGCAGAAGATCACCGACCTCGATCCGCTGGCCTACGACCTGCTGTTCGAGCGCTTCCTCAACCCCGAGCGGGTATCGATGCCCGACTTCGACGTCGACTTCTGCATGGACGGCCGCGACCGGGTCATCGACTACGTCGCCGAGAAGTACGGGCGTAATGCGGTGAGCCAGATCATCACCTTCGGCTCCATGGCGGCCAAGGCGGTGGTGCGCGACGTGGCGCGGGTGCAGGGCAAGTCCTACGGGTTGGCGGATCGCCTGTCGAAGATGATCCCCTTCGAGGTCGGCATGACCCTGGAAAAGGCCTACGAGATGGAGGAGCCGCTGCGCGACTTCCTCAAGGTTGACGAAGAGGCGGCCGAGATCTGGGACATGTCCCTCAAGCTCGAGGGCATCGTGCGCGGCACCGGCAAGCACGCCGGGGGCGTGGTGATCGCCCCGACCAAGCTGACCGACTTCGCGCCGATCGCCTGTGACGAGGAGGGCGCCGGCCTGGTGACCCAGTTCGACAAGGACGATGTGGAGCAGGCCGGCCTGGTGAAGTTCGACTTCCTCGGCTTGCGCACCCTGACCATCATCAAGTGGGCGCTGGAAACCATTCACCGCGACCAGCGCGCGGCCGGCGTGGCCGAAGAGGATCTGGTCAACGTCGACTTCATCCCACTGGACGACAAGAAAACCTACGACATGCTGCAGAGGGCCGAAACCACGGCGGTCTTCCAGCTCGAATCGCGCGGCATGAAGGAGCTGATCAAGAAGCTCAAGCCCGACTGCCTGGAAGACATGATCGCCCTGGTGGCGCTGTTCCGCCCCGGCCCGCTGCAGTCCGGCATGGTGGACGACTTCATCAACCGCAAGCACGGCCGTGCCGAACTGTCCTACCCGCACCCGGATTACCAGTACGCGGGCCTGGAGCCGGTGCTCAAGCCGACTTACGGGATCATTCTCTATCAGGAACAGGTGATGCAGATCGCCCAGGTCATGGGCGGCTACACCCTTGGCCAGGCGGACATGCTGCGCCGCGCCATGGGCAAGAAAAAGCCCGAGGAAATGGCCAAGCAGCGTGGCGGCTTCATCGAAGGTTGCGCCAACAACGGCATCGATGCCGATCTGGCGGGCAACATCTTCGACCTGGTGGAAAAGTTCGCAGGCTACGGCTTCAACAAGTCCCACTCCGCTGCCTACGGGCTGGTGTCCTACCAGACCGCCTGGCTGAAGGCCCATTACCCGGCCCCGTTCATGGCCGCGGTGCTGTCGGCGGATATGCACAACACCGACAAGGTGGTCATTCTCATCGAGGAATGCCGCAGCATGAAGCTGCGCATCGATCCGCCGGACGTGAACGCCTCGGAGTTCAAGTTCACCGTCAGCCAGGATGCGAAACAGACCGAGCGAATCCTCTATGGCCTCGGCGCGGTCAAGGGCGTGGGCGAGGGCCCGGTAGAGGCCATCGTCGAGGCGCGCCAGGACGGCCCGTTCAAGGATCTGTTCGACTTCTGCTCGCGCGTCGACCTCAAGCGCATCAACAAGCGCACCATGGAAGCGCTGATTCGCAGCGGTGCACTGGACCGCCTGGGCCCGCACTTCCATGACGAGATCAAGGCCTACCAGGCCAACATCGACCGCAACCGCGCCGTGCTGCTGGCGGCGATGGAAGAGGCGGTGCAGGCCGCCGAGCAGACCGCGCGCAGCCACGACAGCGGCCATATGGACCTGTTCGGCGGCGTGTTCGCCAGCCCCGAGGCGGATGTCTACGCCAACCACCGCAAGGCCCGCGAGCTGTCCCTCAAGGAGCGCCTCAAGGGCGAAAAGGACACCCTGGGCCTGTACCTGACCGGTCACCCGATCGACGAGTACGAGAGCGAGGTGCGACGGTTCGCCCGCCAGCGCATCGTCGACCTCAAGCCGGCCCGCGACACCCAGACCATCGCCGGCCTGATCGTCAACCTGCGGGTGATGAAGAACAAGAAGGGCGACAAGATGGGCTTCATCACCCTGGACGACCGCTCCGGGCGTATCGAAGCCTCGCTGTTCGCCGATGCCTTCGCCAGCAACCAGGCGTTGCTGCAGAGCGATGCCCTGGTGGTGGTGGAGGGCGAGGTCAGCAACGACGATTTCTCCGGTGGCATGCGCTTGCGCGCCAAGCGGGTGATGAGCCTGGAGGAAGCGCGTACCGGCCTGGCCGAAAGCCTGCGGGTCAAGGTGCAGGCGGCGGCGCTCAAGGGCGACCGGCTACGCTGGCTGGGCGAGTTGTGCCAGCGCCACCGTGGTGCCTGCCCGATCACCCTGGACTACACTGGCGCCGATGCCAAGGCCCTGCTGCAGTTTGGCGAGCAATGGCGAATCGACCCGGCCGACAGCTTGATTCAAGCTTTGCGTGACCAGTTCGGGCGAGAAAACGTCTTCCTGCAATACCGCTGA
- the rnhB gene encoding ribonuclease HII — MQLGLDFATVEELVAGVDEVGRGPLCGAVVTAAVILDPARPIIGLNDSKKLTEARREKLFDEIREKALAWCIARAEVEEIDRLNILHATMLAMQRAVEGLGVQPKLALIDGNRCPKLAVPSAPVIGGDAQVPAIAAASILAKVSRDREMRELDALYPGYGLALHKGYPTPVHLEALTRLGPTAIHRRSFAPVRRLLEATSDN; from the coding sequence ATGCAGCTGGGTCTGGATTTCGCCACCGTCGAGGAACTGGTTGCCGGCGTCGATGAAGTAGGCCGCGGGCCGCTCTGTGGCGCGGTGGTGACCGCGGCGGTGATTCTCGACCCGGCGCGGCCGATTATCGGGCTCAACGACTCCAAGAAGCTGACCGAGGCGCGCCGCGAGAAGCTGTTCGACGAAATCCGCGAAAAGGCGCTGGCCTGGTGCATCGCCCGGGCGGAAGTGGAAGAGATCGACCGCCTCAATATCCTGCACGCCACCATGCTGGCCATGCAGCGCGCGGTCGAGGGCCTCGGCGTGCAGCCGAAACTGGCGCTGATCGACGGCAACCGCTGCCCGAAACTCGCGGTGCCCAGCGCCCCGGTGATCGGCGGCGATGCCCAGGTACCGGCCATCGCTGCCGCCTCGATCCTCGCCAAGGTCAGCCGTGATCGCGAAATGCGCGAGCTGGACGCGCTCTACCCGGGCTACGGTCTCGCCCTGCACAAGGGCTATCCGACGCCCGTTCACCTCGAGGCCCTGACCCGTCTGGGCCCGACGGCCATCCATCGGCGTTCCTTTGCGCCGGTACGCCGCCTGCTGGAAGCCACCAGCGACAACTGA
- the tilS gene encoding tRNA lysidine(34) synthetase TilS — MSLESAVLARLAAWRDAPLWRVAYSGGLDSCVLLHLLARAARHHRLPPIRAVHVHHGLQAVADAWPAHCQLFCDELGVALDVRYVQVAPGASLERAAREARYAAFGALMVPGEALLLAQHQDDQAETLLYRLLRGAGVGGLAAMARSRGLGPGHALRPLLDVPRKALEAYAVDHGLGWVEDPSNSDSGFARNFLRREILPRLAEHWPSASAVLARAAAHQAEAQGLLQELAEIDLQRSRGRLGVAWLSIPCLDLPMLRQLSEARQRNLLRHWLGDRTRLPDSRHWQGWADLRDAAVDATPVWRLESGELRRHGDQLLWLDAAWGVPWSNQELPWPDARQPLGLPGNGLVRVAGQLPDGRLSIGYRQGGEVLNVPGRGRRDLKRLLQEAGVPEFIRPRLPLLRCDGQVVAVANLPLEPAMGELHWQFSPWLRPVVPD; from the coding sequence ATGTCTCTCGAATCCGCCGTGCTGGCACGCCTTGCGGCGTGGCGTGATGCGCCCCTCTGGCGAGTCGCGTATTCCGGTGGCCTCGACTCTTGCGTGCTGCTGCACCTGCTGGCCAGGGCGGCCCGGCATCATCGATTGCCGCCGATCCGCGCCGTCCACGTCCACCATGGCTTGCAGGCCGTTGCCGACGCCTGGCCGGCCCACTGTCAGCTCTTTTGTGACGAACTGGGCGTTGCCCTGGACGTGCGGTACGTGCAGGTCGCGCCGGGTGCCAGCCTGGAGCGCGCCGCGCGCGAGGCGCGTTATGCGGCTTTCGGCGCCTTGATGGTGCCAGGTGAAGCGCTGCTGCTGGCCCAGCACCAGGATGACCAGGCGGAAACCCTGCTCTATCGGTTGCTGCGCGGCGCCGGTGTGGGGGGCCTGGCGGCGATGGCGCGCAGTCGCGGCCTTGGGCCGGGGCATGCCCTCCGGCCGCTGCTCGATGTGCCGCGCAAGGCGCTCGAGGCCTACGCGGTCGACCACGGGCTGGGTTGGGTGGAAGATCCCTCGAACAGCGACAGTGGCTTTGCCCGCAACTTTCTGCGTCGGGAGATCCTGCCGCGTCTGGCCGAGCACTGGCCTAGCGCGTCGGCGGTATTGGCGCGTGCGGCGGCGCACCAGGCCGAGGCCCAAGGCTTGTTGCAGGAGCTTGCCGAGATCGACCTGCAGCGCTCGCGAGGGCGCTTGGGCGTGGCCTGGCTGAGCATTCCCTGTCTGGATTTGCCGATGCTGCGCCAGCTTTCCGAGGCCCGTCAGCGCAACCTGCTCAGGCACTGGCTGGGTGACCGGACGCGCCTGCCGGACAGTCGGCATTGGCAGGGCTGGGCTGATCTGCGCGATGCTGCCGTGGATGCAACGCCGGTATGGCGGCTGGAAAGCGGCGAGCTGCGTCGCCACGGCGATCAGCTGCTGTGGCTGGATGCTGCGTGGGGCGTGCCCTGGTCGAATCAGGAGCTGCCCTGGCCCGATGCTCGGCAGCCCCTCGGGTTGCCTGGCAACGGCCTGGTGAGGGTTGCCGGGCAGCTTCCCGATGGACGGCTGAGCATCGGTTACCGGCAGGGTGGGGAAGTGCTCAACGTACCAGGGCGTGGGCGGCGTGATCTCAAGCGCCTCCTGCAGGAGGCTGGCGTGCCGGAGTTCATCCGCCCGCGGCTGCCGCTGTTACGCTGCGACGGCCAGGTCGTCGCGGTCGCCAACCTGCCGCTCGAGCCGGCCATGGGTGAGCTGCATTGGCAATTCTCACCGTGGTTGCGGCCAGTCGTGCCAGATTGA
- a CDS encoding CTP synthase: protein MGKGIASASLAAILEARGLKVTMLKLDPYINVDPGTMSPFQHGEVFVTHDGAETDLDLGHYERFIRTTMTKSNNFTTGRVYEDVLRKERRGDYLGATIQVIPHITDEIKRRIIKGAGDADVAMVEIGGTVGDIESQPFLEAIRQLRVEVGAKRAMLMHLTLVPYIATAGETKTKPTQHSVKELRSIGLQPDVLVCRSDHPIDVSSRRKIALFTNVEERAVISLEDVDTIYKIPGVLHAQGLDDFVVERFGLDCRGADLSEWDRVVDAKLNPEKEVTIAMVGKYMELLDAYKSLIEAMSHAGIQNRTKVNLRYIDSEDIENQGTDLLQGVDAILVPGGFGLRGVEGKITTVKYARENKIPYLGICLGMQVAVIEFARNVLGWSDANSTEFDIASGHPVVGLITEWQDATGVTESRTEASDLGGTMRLGAQDCQLLPNSQVHACYGKDVIVERHRHRYEVNNNLLPQLIDAGLKVTGRSGDGALVEVVESADHPWFVACQFHPEFTSTPRDGHPLFSGFVNAALAHQAKKA from the coding sequence TTGGGGAAAGGCATCGCCTCGGCATCCTTGGCGGCAATCCTGGAGGCGCGGGGCCTGAAGGTCACGATGCTCAAACTGGATCCGTACATCAACGTCGATCCGGGCACCATGAGCCCGTTCCAGCATGGTGAGGTGTTCGTCACCCACGATGGCGCCGAGACCGACCTGGACCTGGGTCACTACGAGCGTTTCATCCGCACCACCATGACCAAGAGCAACAACTTCACCACTGGCCGCGTGTACGAAGACGTGCTGCGCAAGGAGCGCCGGGGTGACTACCTGGGGGCGACCATTCAGGTCATCCCGCACATCACCGACGAGATCAAGCGCCGCATCATCAAGGGTGCCGGCGACGCCGACGTGGCGATGGTCGAGATCGGCGGTACGGTCGGTGACATCGAGTCCCAGCCGTTCCTCGAGGCCATCCGCCAGCTGCGCGTGGAAGTGGGCGCCAAGCGCGCCATGCTGATGCACCTGACCCTGGTGCCGTACATCGCCACCGCCGGCGAGACCAAGACCAAGCCGACCCAGCATTCGGTCAAGGAACTGCGTTCCATCGGCCTGCAGCCCGACGTGCTGGTGTGCCGCTCCGACCACCCGATCGACGTGTCGTCGCGTCGCAAGATCGCCCTGTTCACCAACGTCGAAGAGCGCGCGGTGATCAGCCTGGAAGACGTCGACACCATCTACAAGATCCCCGGCGTGCTGCATGCCCAGGGCCTGGACGACTTCGTCGTCGAGCGTTTCGGCCTCGATTGCCGCGGCGCCGACCTCTCCGAGTGGGACCGCGTGGTCGATGCCAAGCTCAACCCGGAAAAAGAAGTCACCATCGCCATGGTCGGCAAGTACATGGAGCTGCTGGACGCCTACAAGTCGCTGATCGAAGCGATGAGCCACGCCGGCATCCAGAACCGTACCAAGGTCAACCTGCGCTACATCGATTCCGAAGACATCGAGAACCAGGGCACCGACCTGCTGCAGGGCGTCGATGCGATTCTGGTGCCGGGCGGTTTCGGCCTGCGCGGCGTGGAAGGCAAGATCACCACGGTCAAATATGCCCGCGAGAACAAGATTCCCTACCTGGGTATCTGCCTCGGCATGCAGGTGGCGGTCATCGAGTTCGCCCGCAACGTGCTGGGCTGGAGCGATGCCAACTCCACCGAATTCGATATCGCCAGCGGCCACCCGGTGGTCGGCCTGATCACCGAATGGCAGGACGCCACGGGCGTCACCGAGTCGCGTACCGAGGCCTCCGATCTGGGCGGCACCATGCGCCTGGGTGCTCAGGACTGCCAGCTGCTGCCGAACTCCCAGGTGCACGCCTGCTACGGCAAGGACGTGATCGTCGAGCGTCATCGTCATCGTTACGAAGTGAACAACAACCTGCTGCCGCAACTGATCGACGCCGGCCTCAAGGTCACCGGTCGCTCCGGTGACGGTGCTCTGGTCGAAGTGGTGGAAAGCGCCGACCATCCGTGGTTCGTGGCCTGCCAGTTCCACCCGGAATTCACCTCCACGCCCCGTGACGGTCATCCGCTGTTCAGCGGTTTCGTCAACGCCGCGCTCGCGCACCAAGCTAAGAAGGCCTGA
- the fabZ gene encoding 3-hydroxyacyl-ACP dehydratase FabZ: MMEINEIREYLPHRYPFLLVDRVTDLDLEGKCVRAYKNVSVNEPFFNGHFPEHPIMPGVLIIEAMAQAAGILGFKMMDVKPADGTLYYFVGSDKLRFRQPVVPGDQLILEARFLSSKRSIWKFECKATVDGKEVCSAEIICAERKL; encoded by the coding sequence ATGATGGAAATCAACGAAATTCGCGAGTACTTGCCGCACCGTTATCCGTTCCTGCTGGTGGATCGGGTCACGGATCTGGATCTTGAGGGCAAGTGCGTTCGTGCCTATAAGAATGTCAGCGTCAACGAGCCATTCTTCAACGGCCATTTCCCCGAGCACCCGATCATGCCCGGCGTCCTGATCATCGAGGCCATGGCCCAGGCCGCAGGTATCCTCGGCTTCAAGATGATGGACGTGAAGCCTGCCGATGGCACCCTCTACTACTTCGTCGGCTCCGATAAGCTACGCTTCCGTCAGCCTGTCGTGCCCGGTGACCAACTAATCCTCGAGGCCAGGTTCCTCAGCAGCAAGCGCAGCATCTGGAAGTTCGAATGCAAGGCCACGGTCGATGGCAAGGAAGTGTGCTCGGCCGAAATCATCTGTGCGGAACGCAAGTTATGA
- the lpxA gene encoding acyl-ACP--UDP-N-acetylglucosamine O-acyltransferase, which yields MSLIDPRAIIDPSAKLADDVVVGPWSIIGPDVEIGEGCVLGPNVIIKGPTRIGKHNKIYQFASLGEDTPDRKYKGEPTRLVIGDHNIIREGVTMHRGTIQDRDETTIGDHNLIMAYAHIGHDSVVGNHCILVNNVALAGHVHIGDWAILSGYTLVHQFCHIGAHAFAGMGAAIGKDVPAYVTVSGNPAEARSMNFEGLRRRGFSAESMQALRRAYKIVYRQGFTIEEALVELEEVAAQFAEVAVFRDSILTSSRGITR from the coding sequence ATGAGTTTGATTGACCCTCGCGCCATCATCGATCCCAGCGCCAAGCTGGCAGACGACGTCGTCGTCGGCCCTTGGTCGATCATTGGGCCCGACGTAGAAATTGGCGAGGGCTGCGTGCTGGGTCCCAACGTGATCATCAAGGGCCCTACCCGAATCGGCAAGCACAACAAGATCTACCAGTTCGCCTCCCTGGGTGAAGACACCCCGGATCGCAAATACAAGGGCGAGCCTACGCGCCTGGTCATCGGTGATCACAACATCATCCGCGAAGGCGTGACCATGCACCGCGGCACCATTCAGGATCGTGACGAAACCACCATCGGTGATCACAATCTGATCATGGCCTATGCCCACATCGGTCACGACAGCGTGGTCGGCAACCACTGCATCCTGGTCAACAACGTGGCCCTGGCCGGGCACGTGCACATCGGCGACTGGGCGATCCTGTCCGGTTACACCCTGGTGCATCAGTTCTGCCACATCGGCGCGCATGCCTTTGCCGGCATGGGCGCGGCGATCGGCAAGGACGTTCCTGCCTACGTCACGGTATCCGGCAACCCGGCCGAAGCGCGCAGCATGAACTTCGAAGGCCTGCGCCGTCGGGGTTTCAGTGCCGAGTCGATGCAGGCGTTGCGCCGCGCCTACAAGATCGTCTACCGGCAGGGCTTCACCATCGAGGAAGCACTGGTCGAGCTGGAAGAAGTGGCGGCCCAGTTTGCCGAAGTGGCGGTGTTCCGCGATTCGATCCTGACCTCCAGCCGCGGCATCACCCGCTGA
- the lpxB gene encoding lipid-A-disaccharide synthase produces the protein MAEVLRVALVAGEASGDILGAGLMQALKVQHPNVEFIGVGGPRMQAEGLVSDFPMERLAVMGLVEVLGRLPELLSRRRRLIASLIERKPDVFIGIDAPDFTLGVELKLRQAGIRTVHYVSPSVWAWRQKRVLKIRDACDLMLTLFPFEAQFYEAHQVPVCFVGHPLADAIPLQADRAAARELLGLPGDAPVVALLPGSRGGEVARLGSLFLDAAERLRSLRPGVRFVLPCASPERRQQLEQMLGGRDLPLQLLDGRSHDALAACDAVLIASGTATLEALLYKRPMVVAYRVAPMTFSILKRLVKSPYISLPNLLAQRLLVPELIQDAATADALAQTVAPLLVDGEVQTEGFDAIHRTLRRGASERAAAAVLDLLGRN, from the coding sequence ATGGCTGAGGTATTGCGTGTCGCGCTGGTTGCCGGCGAGGCATCCGGCGACATTCTCGGTGCGGGCCTGATGCAGGCGCTCAAGGTGCAGCACCCGAACGTCGAATTCATCGGTGTCGGCGGCCCGCGCATGCAGGCCGAAGGGCTGGTCAGCGATTTTCCCATGGAGCGCCTGGCGGTCATGGGCCTGGTCGAAGTGCTGGGCCGGCTGCCCGAATTGCTGTCGCGCCGCCGCCGGCTGATCGCCAGCCTGATCGAGCGCAAGCCCGACGTGTTCATCGGCATCGATGCGCCGGATTTCACCCTGGGCGTCGAACTCAAGTTGCGCCAGGCCGGCATTCGCACCGTGCACTACGTCAGCCCCTCGGTCTGGGCCTGGCGGCAGAAGCGCGTGCTGAAGATTCGCGATGCCTGCGACCTGATGCTTACCCTGTTTCCCTTCGAGGCGCAGTTCTACGAGGCGCACCAGGTGCCGGTGTGCTTCGTCGGCCATCCGCTGGCCGATGCCATCCCGCTGCAGGCCGATCGTGCGGCGGCGCGCGAGTTGCTTGGCCTGCCAGGCGATGCGCCGGTCGTCGCCTTGCTGCCGGGCAGTCGTGGTGGTGAAGTGGCGCGCCTTGGCAGCCTGTTTCTCGACGCTGCCGAGCGCCTGCGTTCGCTGCGCCCTGGCGTGCGTTTCGTGCTGCCCTGTGCCAGCCCGGAACGCCGCCAGCAACTCGAACAGATGCTCGGCGGCCGCGACCTGCCGCTGCAACTGCTCGATGGGCGCTCCCACGACGCCCTGGCCGCCTGCGATGCCGTGCTGATCGCCTCCGGTACCGCGACCCTCGAGGCGCTGTTGTACAAGCGGCCCATGGTGGTGGCCTACCGCGTCGCGCCGATGACCTTCAGCATTCTCAAGCGGCTGGTGAAAAGTCCCTACATCTCGCTGCCCAACCTGCTCGCCCAGCGGCTGTTGGTGCCCGAACTGATCCAGGACGCGGCCACCGCCGACGCGCTGGCGCAGACGGTAGCGCCGCTGCTGGTAGACGGCGAGGTGCAGACCGAAGGCTTCGACGCCATTCATCGCACCCTGCGCCGCGGTGCCTCCGAGCGCGCCGCCGCCGCGGTGCTCGACCTGCTGGGGCGCAACTGA